A single region of the Phyllostomus discolor isolate MPI-MPIP mPhyDis1 chromosome 14, mPhyDis1.pri.v3, whole genome shotgun sequence genome encodes:
- the PEX19 gene encoding LOW QUALITY PROTEIN: peroxisomal biogenesis factor 19 (The sequence of the model RefSeq protein was modified relative to this genomic sequence to represent the inferred CDS: inserted 3 bases in 3 codons), translating into MAAAQEDCGVGADADQELEELLESALDDFDKARPSPAPPPTTTAPDASGPQKRSPGDTAKDALFASQEKFFQELFDSELASQATAEFENAMKELAEEEPHLVEQFQKLSEAAGRVGSDATSQXEFTSCLKETLSGLAKNATDLQNSGMSEEELTKAIEGLGMDEGDGEGNILPIMQSIMQNLLSKDVLYPSLKEITEKYPEWLQSHRESLXPQQFEKYQEQHSVMGKICXQFEAETPTDNEATQKARFEVVLDLMQQLQDWAILQKNWLGRCLLAFNFDLDALNLSGPTRCQWRTVSDHVKHNRFLPDSQPWGMSGVSRTTGS; encoded by the exons GTGCTCTTGATGATTTCGATAAAGCCagaccctccccagcaccccctcctaCCACCACGGCCCCTGATGCTTCAGGGCCCCAGAAGAGATCGCCAGGAGACACTGCCAAA GATGCCCTCTTCGCCTCCCAAGAGAAGTTTTTCCAGGAACTGTTTGATAGTGAGCTGGCTTCCCAAGCCACTGCAGAGTTCGAGAATGCAATGAAGGAGTTGGCTGAGGAAGAGCCCCACCTGGTGGAGCAGTTTCAAAAGCTCTCAGAGGCTGCTGGAAGAGTGG GTAGTGATGCGACTTCCC CAGAATTCACTTCTTGCCTAAAGGAGACACTAAGTGGACTAGCCAAAAATGCCACTGACCTGCAG AACTCAGGCATGTCAGAAGAGGAGCTAACCAAGGCCATAGAAGGGCTGGGCATGGATGAAGGGGATGGAGAAGGAAACATCCTCCCTATCATGCAGAGTATCATGCAGAACCTACTGTCCAAGGATGTGCTGTACCCATCACTGAAGGAGATCACAGAAAAG TATCCAGAATGGTTACAGAGTCACCGGGAATCTC CTCcacaacaatttgaaaaatatcaaGAACAACACAGTGTCATGGGCAAGATAT AGCAGTTTGAGGCAGAGACCCCCACAGACAATGAGGCCACCCAGAAAGCTCGTTTTGAGGTGGTGCTGGATCTAATGCAGCAG cTACAAGATTGGGCCATCCTCCAAAAGAACTGGCTGGGGAGATG cctcctggCCTTCAACTTTGACCTGGATGCCCTCAATCTATCAGGCCCCACCAGGTGCCAGTGGCGAACAGTGTCTGATCATGTGAAACACAACCGTTTCCTCCCTGATTCCCAGCCATGGGGAATGTCTGGAGTCAGCAGAACCACTGGGAGCTGA